DNA from Roseimicrobium sp. ORNL1:
AAAGCCGACTTCTCTACCAACGGATCACGATGCCCAGAAGCGCTGGCAGGATCAAAACCGCACCTGGTGGGAGAAGAACCCCATGCGCTACGATTGGAACGAAGAGATCGGCGGCGCCGAACGCGAACGTGAGTTTTTCCTCGAAATCGACCGTCGTCACTTTTCAGATGCCGCGAGGTATTCACCGCCACGGTCGAAGCCTTTCGATGAGTTGATCCCGTACGACAATCTCAAAGAGGCCGATGTGCTGGAAATCGGCGTGGGCAACGGAAGCCATGCGCAACTCATCGCGCCGCACTGCCGCTCCTACACCGGCATTGACCTCACAGAGTATGCGATTACCAGCACACGCCGGAGATTCCAGCTGTGGGATCTGAAGGGGGACATCCGCAGGATGGATGCGGAGAATCTCGAATTTCCCGATGCTTCTTTCGACTTCATCTGGACATGGGGTGTGATCCACCACTCCGCGAACACCGAAAAAATCCTGAGCGAGATGAACCGTGTGCTCCGCCCGGGAGGCAAGGCCGTGGTGATGGTTTACCACAGAAGCTTCCTCTACTATTACATCTTCAATGGTTTCTTCCGGGGGGTGCTCGCCGGTGGATTTCTCAAGACTCCCTCACTGCACCGTCTCGTGCAACTCTCAACGGACGGCGCCATTGCAAGATTCTACTCCATTGAAGAATGGAAAAAACTTGTCAGCCCCTACTTCAAGGTGACGAAGACCCAGATCAAGGGCCAGAAATCTGAAATCCTCCCCCTTCCACCGGGTCGGGTGAAGAATGCGATCACCAAGATCGTGCCGGACTCCCTTGCCCGCCTGGTGGTGAATACATGCAAGCAGGGGTCGTTCCTCATCACGCATCTGGAGAAGATCTGAACCGGTAACCCTGATCAAAACCAGCCGCGGCAAATGGGTTCTCCCGTCGTCGACATCGCCATCCTCACTCATTTTCTCTCTCCTTATCAGGCAGAGCTGTTCAATGAGATTTCGAATGCCGGGCATTTCTCCATTCGGGTGCACTACCTGCACCGCAGCCACCACACACGGTACTGGAGCAGCTTGAACCTTTCGCATCAGGCAGTCTTCCTCCGAGAAGACACCAAGGCGCTCAGCGACGCCATGCGTGATTTCGAAACAGCACGGCTCGCCATCCTGAACTACTACAATGAGCGGATGGCTCAGAAACTGATCCACTGCCGGAGCAAGACGGGGCTGCCCTGGGTCTTCTGGGGGGAAAGACCCCGCCATCACTTCTATTATCTCGCCAGCCGCATGTATCGCCATTTGCGGTTGCGGGCCCTGCATCAGAGCAATGCTCCCATCTGGGGCATTGGACGACTCGCGGTGGACGGATACCGTCGTGAGTTCGGCCCGCGCCGCACCTACGCAAACATCCCGTACTTTTCGAACCTCGAGCGGTTCAGCCGGAGCGCCGGCAGCGCATCGGCACGGCCCAATCGCGAGCGCACGATCCTCTATTCAGGTTCCCTCATTCCGCGCAAGGGGGTCGATCATGTGGCAGCCGCCTTTGCGCGCATCATTCGTGAAGGACTTTCAGCGAAACTGATTGTGCTCGGTTCAGGACCACTCGAGCAGATGATGCGAGAGCACCTTGCCTCGTGCATGGACCGCGTCGAGTTCGTGGGCTTCCGGGATTGGGAGACGCTTCCAGACTTGTACGCCGTTTCGGACATTCTCTGTGTGCCATCCCGCTATGATGGGTGGGGTCTGGTGGTGCCCGAGGGTCTGGCTGCAGGTTTGCCAGTGATCAGCACGACCCAAACGGGTTCAGCCATGGAGTTCATCCAGCCTGGACACAATGGCTGGCTGGTACCGCCAGACAATGAGGATGCAGTGTACCGGGCCATGCGCCAGGCAGTCACGCTCACGGATGAGCAGTGGCGGGAAATGTCCAGCCTCGCGGTCCGGTCGGTGGCGTCGCATACCCTCGCTCACGGTGCCCAGCGTTTCATCACCGCAGCCCTTGATGCCATCGAGTCTTGGAAGGGCTCGCCTGCACCCGGTCGCAAGTTGGCCGCGCGAGTTCTTCCATAACGCTCCCAGAGAGGTATGTGCGGCATCGCGGGAATTCTTACCACGCAACCAGGATCGGCGGATCTTGAGCGCGTGCTGCTCCAAACACAAAAGGAACTGCGCCATCGTGGCCCCGACGACGCGGGCTTGTGGATTCAGCCGGCGTCCATCGCTGCGTTCTCGCACAACAGGCTTTCCATTCTGGACCTCAGTTCGGCAGGGCACCAGCCCATGTCCACCCCCGACGGGGCACTGACGATCACGTTCAACGGCGAAATCTTCAATTTCCTCGAACTCCGCGCGTCGCTGGAGCGTGACGGCATCCAGTTCCAGTCCCACAGCGACACCGAAGTCATCCTGCGTCTGTATGAAAAGCATGGCAGGGACTGTGTGAAGCAGCTCCGCGGCATGTACGCATTCGCGATTTGGGACGAGCGCGACCGTTCCTGCTTCATCGCCCGCGACCCCTTTGGCATCAAGCCCCTCTACTTCGCACAGTCGGCGGGTACATTCATCTTTGCTTCGGAACTGCGTCCCTTGTTAAGCAGCGGCCTCGTGCCCAGACACATCGACTCCGCGGCACTGGCCCGGTATTTTCTCACTGGCTCCATGCCTGAGCCGCACACCGCAGTCGATGCGATCAAACTGCTCGAAGCCGGCACGACCTTGATCTGGAAAGACGGTCAAGTGCAGCAACACCGCTGGTGGAATTTCCACTTTGCATCCGGCGAGTCCAGCATCACGCGCGAAGAAGCCATCCGCACCACACGCGCGGCGCTGGTCGATAGTGTCGAGCATCATTTCGTGAGCGACGTCCCCGTCGGCGTGTTCCTCAGCGGGGGCATCGACTCCACGGCTCTCCTTGCTCTGGCCCATGCCAGTGGTCGCCGGAACATCCAGACCTTTTCCATCGGCGTCGATGATTCGTCCCGGGATGAAAGCCGCATGGCTCGCCGCACTGCGGAACATTTCGGCACCAGACATACAGAAATGCGCCTGGATGCAGACAAGGCCCGGGAGCTGTTTCGCGAATTCCTCAATGCCGTCGACCAACCCACCATTGATGGTTTCAACACCTTCACGGTCTCGGCGCTCGCGCGTGAGCAGGGCATCAAGGTAGTGCTGAGTGGCCTTGGCGGCGACGAGATGTTTGCCGGCTATCCCAGCTTCAATAAGTTGCCGTCTCTCGATCGAGTCTCGAAAGCACTAGGCCCATTCAAGGGCATCGCCGGCCAGGCCTTGCAAATGCTGAGTGGTCACCCCCCGCTCGTCCGGCTGGGTTCTGCGCTGTGTGACGGTGGAACCCTGCCTCAACTGTATGACGCCTTCCGCGGAATCTTCTCAAGCAGGCACGCAAGAGTACTCGCGCGTCATCTCACCGGAGAAGAACCTCCTCGCGTTCCGGACTCCTCCAGGGACGAAACGCCTGCGACGCCATCTCCACGAGATGCCGTCAGCGTTCTCGAAATGAGCCGCTACATGCGCAATCAACTCCTGAGAGACAGTGATGTGATGAGCATGGCACACGGGTTGGAGTTGCGGGTGCCCCTGTTGGACGTCTCCCTATTCCACGCCGTTTCCTCCATCCCTGCGCAATATCGTCTGGAGCAGGGAAAGCAACTGCTCCTCGCAGCCGTGCCCGAGATTCCAGACTGGATCCGCAATCGTCCCAAGGGCGGTTTCCTCTTCCCGTACGAGCAGTGGCTCGCTTCGCCAGATTGGCGTGCCCTCTTTGAGAAGGAACTGGGTGACATCCCCGTGCCTCTCACGAACTGGTACCAGCGCTGGAGCATCTTTGTCTTCAAACGCTGGCGCGCCGCCGTCGGCCTTTGAGGTTTCCTTCGCATCATCACACGACTTCAGTGCGCGTTCTGCACGTCATTCCCTCCCTTGATAAGCGCGACGGAGGGCCCAGCATTGCCCTTCCGCTCATGGCCCGGAGCCTGATTCGGCAGGGGGTATCCGTGGACATTGTCGCCACGCTGGATCCAGCGGAGGCCTCCGAACGAAACATCACCTTTGGCGAGCCCCTGGATCTGGGTGGATTTACGGTACGCTACTTCAAACGCCAGACGCATTTCTACAAGGCATCCATGCCCATGCTGCGATGGCTGTCGGACAACGTGGGAAACTACGACGTCGTTCACAATCACGCCGTTTTTTCTTTCGCTCCATTGGCGGGGGCATTTTGTGCGCGTCGCGCGCGAGTCCCTTACATCATCCGCCCTCTTGGTCTTCTCAATCACTGGGGCCTGGAGAACCGCAGAAAAGTCCTGAAGAAACTGTCTCTCCGCCTCTTCGATCTTCCGGCTCTACGCCATGCTGCGGCCATCCATTTCACCAGTGACCGAGAGCAATCCGAGGCCGCCGCGCTGGCTCTGGCCACAAAAAGTGTGGTGATCCCCATCGGGATCGATGCCGAGCCTTTTGAGACTCTGCCCGGCCCGCAAAGGTTCCTGGAGAAATTTCCCGCAGCCGCCGGAAAACGGATTCTGCTCTTCATGTCCCGGATTGATCCCAAGAAGGGCATCGAACTGCTGCTTCAGGCCTTTGCAAGGACCTGTGCGAAGACGAGTGACATCATGCTCGTCGTCGTAGGCAGTGGCACCGAGACCTACGAGGCAAGCCTCAAGCACCTGGCCGCGGAGCTGAATCTCGGAAATCGTGTGCTCTGGACTGGCTTCCTGGATGGGGAGGACAAGCTCTCCGTCCTTTCCGCAGCTGAGATTTACTTCCTGCCGTCTTATTCAGAGAACTTTGGCATCGCGCTCGTGGAGGCGATGGCGGCCGGACTTCCATGTATAGCCACATCGCATGTTGCCATCGCAGAAGATGCCGCCAAGCACGGCGCTGTGATTCAGGTTCCGAGCGAAGTGGATGCGATTGCGCAGGCAACAGATCGCCTCCTTGCGAATCCCTCTGAAGGGCAGCATCTGGCGCGACAGGCAGCGCTCTACACGCGGCAGCACCTCTCCCTTCCAGCCATGGGAAGAGCACTGAAATCTCTCTACCAAGAACTATTGAGCGAAGCCACGACCCCGGACAAAGGCATCGCAACGCTCCCGACCACTTCATGATTCTCATCATCAAATTCCTTGTATCCCTCGCATGCATTCTTCTCGTGTGGAAATGCAGATTCTTGTGGGAGAGTCCCCTTGCTTCCAGCCCTTCATTCCGACGGTACTGCCTTGCTGGTTTTGTGGTGACGCGACTCGGGACTTTCGTGGTCATCTTTTTTGTGCTGGGGATGTCTGCCCAGTCAGACATTCACTGGTACTACAACGACGCCAAGGCTGTGGAGAAGGGGTTGTTACCTCTCAGAGACTTCCTGCCGATCTATGGGCCGTGGTTTTCAGTCGCATGTGCGGCTCTCATCAAGGTGGTGGATTCACCCGTCTGGCTTGTTTTCATTGCGATCCTGTTTGAATTCATCTCCATCCCGCTGTGGCTGAAGGTGGGTGATGAGGTATTCAACCCGCGCATTTCCAATCTGGGACTGCTGCTTTACACATGCTCTCCCTTGAGCCTGCTGAATGTGCCGATCACCGGACAAAACCACATCTGGTTCGCCCCGTTCATCGCAGGTGCAATGCTGCTGCTCATCCGGCAGCAGAGTTTCCTATGCGGTGCCACCATAGGCATTTCCATCCTTGCAGTTAAATTTCTGACCCTCATCTTCATGCCGCCCTTCACTTGGGCATCGAAGAATCGCTGGGC
Protein-coding regions in this window:
- a CDS encoding glycosyltransferase; amino-acid sequence: MRVLHVIPSLDKRDGGPSIALPLMARSLIRQGVSVDIVATLDPAEASERNITFGEPLDLGGFTVRYFKRQTHFYKASMPMLRWLSDNVGNYDVVHNHAVFSFAPLAGAFCARRARVPYIIRPLGLLNHWGLENRRKVLKKLSLRLFDLPALRHAAAIHFTSDREQSEAAALALATKSVVIPIGIDAEPFETLPGPQRFLEKFPAAAGKRILLFMSRIDPKKGIELLLQAFARTCAKTSDIMLVVVGSGTETYEASLKHLAAELNLGNRVLWTGFLDGEDKLSVLSAAEIYFLPSYSENFGIALVEAMAAGLPCIATSHVAIAEDAAKHGAVIQVPSEVDAIAQATDRLLANPSEGQHLARQAALYTRQHLSLPAMGRALKSLYQELLSEATTPDKGIATLPTTS
- the asnB gene encoding asparagine synthase (glutamine-hydrolyzing), with protein sequence MCGIAGILTTQPGSADLERVLLQTQKELRHRGPDDAGLWIQPASIAAFSHNRLSILDLSSAGHQPMSTPDGALTITFNGEIFNFLELRASLERDGIQFQSHSDTEVILRLYEKHGRDCVKQLRGMYAFAIWDERDRSCFIARDPFGIKPLYFAQSAGTFIFASELRPLLSSGLVPRHIDSAALARYFLTGSMPEPHTAVDAIKLLEAGTTLIWKDGQVQQHRWWNFHFASGESSITREEAIRTTRAALVDSVEHHFVSDVPVGVFLSGGIDSTALLALAHASGRRNIQTFSIGVDDSSRDESRMARRTAEHFGTRHTEMRLDADKARELFREFLNAVDQPTIDGFNTFTVSALAREQGIKVVLSGLGGDEMFAGYPSFNKLPSLDRVSKALGPFKGIAGQALQMLSGHPPLVRLGSALCDGGTLPQLYDAFRGIFSSRHARVLARHLTGEEPPRVPDSSRDETPATPSPRDAVSVLEMSRYMRNQLLRDSDVMSMAHGLELRVPLLDVSLFHAVSSIPAQYRLEQGKQLLLAAVPEIPDWIRNRPKGGFLFPYEQWLASPDWRALFEKELGDIPVPLTNWYQRWSIFVFKRWRAAVGL
- a CDS encoding methyltransferase domain-containing protein, whose translation is MDTQNKLPDGFEKPTSLPTDHDAQKRWQDQNRTWWEKNPMRYDWNEEIGGAEREREFFLEIDRRHFSDAARYSPPRSKPFDELIPYDNLKEADVLEIGVGNGSHAQLIAPHCRSYTGIDLTEYAITSTRRRFQLWDLKGDIRRMDAENLEFPDASFDFIWTWGVIHHSANTEKILSEMNRVLRPGGKAVVMVYHRSFLYYYIFNGFFRGVLAGGFLKTPSLHRLVQLSTDGAIARFYSIEEWKKLVSPYFKVTKTQIKGQKSEILPLPPGRVKNAITKIVPDSLARLVVNTCKQGSFLITHLEKI
- a CDS encoding glycosyltransferase family 4 protein, which gives rise to MGSPVVDIAILTHFLSPYQAELFNEISNAGHFSIRVHYLHRSHHTRYWSSLNLSHQAVFLREDTKALSDAMRDFETARLAILNYYNERMAQKLIHCRSKTGLPWVFWGERPRHHFYYLASRMYRHLRLRALHQSNAPIWGIGRLAVDGYRREFGPRRTYANIPYFSNLERFSRSAGSASARPNRERTILYSGSLIPRKGVDHVAAAFARIIREGLSAKLIVLGSGPLEQMMREHLASCMDRVEFVGFRDWETLPDLYAVSDILCVPSRYDGWGLVVPEGLAAGLPVISTTQTGSAMEFIQPGHNGWLVPPDNEDAVYRAMRQAVTLTDEQWREMSSLAVRSVASHTLAHGAQRFITAALDAIESWKGSPAPGRKLAARVLP